GAATTAGGAGACAGGTAATTTTAATGAGttgtgcttatatatatatatatatatatatatatatgtttatatatgatGTTCAAGAGAAGTTTATGAGGAAAATTTAGACAAATCCTGGATCTGAGAGTTTGCAAATTAATTGATGAAGATCATATGGTGCATGCATGCCATGCATAACTATTTGATATTTATCAGTTTTTTCAGCATTGAGTTTTATGCATGCATATCATACTTAAATTAGAAATCTTTTGATCTTACTGAGGGATTTAATATCGTACTACCATATTAATTTCACATGAAGTTTATAGGAGAAACAGAACAGAAGAACGTGAATGGAACAAAAAAGTAGTAAAATGTTTACCAATTCatataaagaatgaaaaatgtaaGTCAGAGAAGAGcacgaggaagaagaaagactATCTTTGACATGGTAATCTACTACTATCATTTTGTaatggagagaaaaagaaaaaatgatactGTGAGTAAATCATCTTTATGTGTGTACGTATTACAGTGAAAAGTCTAAACTCTTTaaatttcttttgtcttttataTTGATAGCAATGAAGCAAAGTTTATTCAGACTATCGGTAAATGGGTGGACTCAATCATGAAGCCTACACTTAAATATGTTATTAAGGATCCAGTTGGAATAGAGTTTCGTGTACGAAGTTTATAGGAAAAAGAGAACAGaagaacatgaaaaaaatacaaatcaatCGAAATCTTCtctctgcttttttttttccttttcttttggccACGTAGAATTAAGAAAAAAGTcctgaattgtttatttttgggTTATATAAAGAATAAGCAAAGGTTTTAAACATCAATTTGTTTAGAGATATAAAGACTGAAAAATACTATTAGTTTTAAGTTTCATAATTAAGAATTTAAGGAAGGGATAAATTCGAGAATAGAATAAGAAAGAAGTTAAAATGTTTAATAATTCATATAACGAACGAAAAATGTAGTTTGAAAAGACCATGACGAAGAATAAAGCCTATCTTTGACATGGTTATCTACTAATGTCATTTTGTAatggagaaaaaaaggaaaaaaaaaaatagattgtaACTTAGCCATCTTTATGTGTGTATTACATTAAAAGTCTTTAACTCTTTAAATTTCCTGTCTTTTGTATTGATAGGAATGAATCAGATTTTATTCGGGACATCATTACATGGGTGGAGTCGAtaatgaaaaatcatctatctcTTAATGTTGCTAAGTATCCGATTGGAATAGAGTCTCGTGTACAAGATATTTATCAGCGTTTAAGTatggaaagaaatgatattatatGCATGGTAGGGATATTCGGAACTGGTGGGATTGGTAAGACAACTATTTCAAAAGATATCTATAATAGGATTTCTAATAGATTTGAAAGAAGTTGTTTCTTGAAAAACATTagagaaacttcaaaacaaaaaaaagggtTGATTCGGCTACAAAATAAGCTTCTTAAAGATATCTTGGGAGGAAAATTGGATGTTTGTGATTTTGACGAAGGCGTGAATGTGATTAGTCATAGACTTCACTCTAAAAGGGTTCTCCTAATTCTAGATGATGTGGATGAGTTGAAACAACTAGAAACATTAGCTGGAGATCCTAAATGGTTTGGTCTAGGAAGTAGAATCATTGTAACAACGAGAGATcaacatttattaaatatttctaAAGTTGATTCAAAATACGAGTTGAAGATTTTAGCAGACAATGAAGCTCGTAAGCTCCTCAGCTTGCATGCTTTTGAGAAAGACAAACCACTTGACAGTTATGCAAAAGTCTTTGAACAAGTAATGCAATATGCTCAAGGTCTTCCACTAGCTTTAACAGTGCTGGGTTCAACTCTAAAAGATCAAACCATTGGTCAATGGGAAAGTGCATTggataaatataaacaaataccCAACAAAGATATTCAGAGTGTACTTGAAGTAAGTTATGATGGGCTGGAAGAACATGAGAAGGACATGTTTCTtgatattgcatgtttcttcaaaGGAGAACCTTCAGCTGATGtctataaaatatttgagagtTGTCATTTCCATCCTAATTGTGGTATCCAGAAGCTTATAGACAAGTGTCTTATCACTGTTATTGATAAGATTTGGATGCATGACTTGCTACAAGACATGGGCAGAGAAATTGTTCGAAAGGAATCACCCAAAGAACCAGGCGCACGTAGTAGATTATGGTTTTATGAAGATATTCGCTATGTACTAGAGGAAAATACTGTAAGTTCTTATATTAAAAGCTCTTTCAATTGAACACTTTTTACTGGTGAAACTTATatgaaaagttttgaatttcttttcataacaaaTGACAAAGAACtgcatattaaataaaatatcatatgtaTCGATAGATAATGTGATATTTCTTTAATGATCTGATTTTACTTGCACTCTTGTGAATTATCTCATTAGGGAACAAATAACGTTGAGGGGATAAAAGTAGATCTTCCTGATGGTCATGTTCATGACACGATACGCCTGAGTCCCAATTCGTTTAAGGAGATGAAAAGACTCAGGATATTTATAAGCCATAATGCACGCTTTTCTGGAGAATTTAATTATCTttccaatgaattaagagtgCTTAATTGGTCAAACTGTCATTTACAAGATTTCCCATCCAATTTTCGTGGAGAGAAGCTGGCTGTTTTTAAAATGCAGGCAGGTTGCATCAACAAGATCATTGGTGGCTGCCAATTTAAGGTACAATTATTACTGTCGATATTTCCTTCTTTAAACTCATATGTCCTGAACTTCCTCAGGTCTAATATACATATTTGTTGTTTTTCAACAGAACTTGACGATAATGAGATTTTATATGTGTAAGTTCTTAACCAGAATTCCGGAtctttcaagttgctcaaatttaGAGAAATTGTATATTGAGTCGTGTGAAAATGTAGTTGAAATTCATGATTCTGTTGGATTACTTGATAAGCTTGTTGGTTTGGTTCTTGATTATTGCCCTAAGCTGAAGAGTTTTCCAAGGCGTCTCAAGTTAAGATCTCTAGAAGACCTTAATCTTATGAGATGCTCAAAACTTCAAAACTTTCCCCAAATCGAGTGTAAAATGGAACGTTTATTGTCCATTGATTTGATGGGCACTCCAATTAAAGAATGGCCTTCATCCAGTATTGGGTACCTCACTCCTCTTCTTAATTCGTTATCTCTGAAACGATGCGTTCATCAGTTGCAAAATCAAAATGAGCCTTGTCTCAGTGACTATTCCATAATACTTAGACACCATCCTTGGGTTTCAAACATTGATGGATGCTTCGATGGGATTAAAGGGTTATATCTATATGGAAGTGTCAAGGACCTGGTGCATCTCCTAAACAAAATTCCTCACTTGCAACATCTAAAGAGTCTTTCTCTCACTGGTGATCCAAATCTTGCAATAGATGAAATACATTCATTCATTGGGTACCTTACTGGGCTTCAATGTTTGCACCTAGCAACATACTCTGATGAGTATCCGATGTTGGATACTTGGTTTTATGCTAGCTTCTCAAATGATTGCTCATCCACTTTGCAAGAGTTAGATCTATGTCAAAGTGGTATTGTCAGGCTTCCTCCGAGTACCAAAAGCTTTGTTGAATTGAGGGTTCTCAGAATGATGGATTGCGACAACCTTCAAGAAATTCTACATcttccaccaaatatagaaTGTCTATTGGCAGATGGATGTTGCTCCTTGGAAAGATGCCCAGAAGTATCAACGAAATTTCAATTCTATACATCATGTGGCTTACAAAAGCTAAGCCATATTGGGTTGTCCATTTGCCCTAAATTGGATGAAAATATAGGGAGTCAGGCACCAAATCCTTCATTTGTTGAGGTATGCCTCTAGTACTTCTCTCGGTGTTTTTTTGCAGGTGTTTGTGTCTGCGGATTGCCTTGTGCTTATATGtgaaaatatgtgatatatgttTAACAGGAACATATTCAGAACCATTCATGTGATATTATATTTCCAGGGAATAAGATTCCAGATTGGTTTAGCCATACTAAGGAGACTTCAAATAGTCATTCCTGTGAATTGGATATTAGTGGGCCCTTGTATTTGGATAAAATCAtaggaattgttttttgtgCTGTTTTTGGAGAAGTCCCGTATGGATCAGGTGCAGAGGCCGATATTTATGTTTCTATAAATGGAAGCAGGCTTGTAGAAACATATTTAAGCATATCTAAGTACTACGATGATAAAGACTGTGAGCATGTATATCTAAACTACACATTTAAGGAATCTATCGAGGAATGGCTACAGTACCCAACAGGAGACAATCTAAGGTTTACATTTGAGGGCGATGACGAACCGAACTTTAAAAGTTGTGGAGTTCACATAATTTATAAGCATGAAGAGAATGAGAGCTTAACAGTTGGGGAGTGCTCAGTAGATTCATTGAATGGTATCCTACTTTCTAAGAGACGCCGAGATGATGAAGACATCAACTTGGAATTCAACAAGCATCCACAACACAAAAGGCGCTCTCAAAACTTGGGCAATTCAAATGTGGTTATTGATTGCACATGTGTTGACAGTGATTTTGCAGAAGCAGAAGGAGGCTCTGAGGGAAgtttaaaagaagaagatgtaCCTGCCTCTCGATTTGCGTCCCAAGAAAGCCAAGGCAATTCTTAGAAGGCTTACTAGGCACCAGGTCAGTGTCTTTGCATTGATAAAATTCCTCAGtttggtttttttaattttttattggattaATTTTATTGGATTGGTTTGATGATATCAATGGCTTGTACAAGGATTTTATGCTGCCGGTGCAAAAGGGTTTCTCAAATGATGGGCAAAAGTCAAAGCAAATTTGGAGGAAACATGTGTGGGTGGTGTTGTTGATGGACTGTTAGTGTGCTCGGTGTTGTTCGTGATATGGTTGTGGGTTTGCAGGGGGTTTAACTGCATTGTAGGTTAATTTGGGATTGAATGGTTGAGTTGGGAGCATTTTGGTTCTCtctctattgtttttttttaaaggtctGGGAGGAGGTGGAGTTGGTTTTAGGACATGAGAGGCATGACTTTCACGAGCCATTGGTGTATGTTGAAGACATTTAAGCATGTGTTGTTGATTTAATCTTTTGGTAATTTACTTGGAATTTTCTGCTAAATCTTTGTATGAACTTCAAGACAAGTAATACAGCTCTTTTTATACGGTTCATTTATATCATAGCGCTACTCTCATGCAATGCATCAAATTGTGTATATCTACATATTACGTGGACTTGCCTTGCCTCTGTACCTGTTCCTCTTTCTATTGCTTTAGCTTATGATGAATTTTGTTCAAGCTAACTCTAAGATTATGTAGATACTTGTACCTGTTCCGGGAGATACTTGTA
This is a stretch of genomic DNA from Carya illinoinensis cultivar Pawnee chromosome 15, C.illinoinensisPawnee_v1, whole genome shotgun sequence. It encodes these proteins:
- the LOC122295701 gene encoding TMV resistance protein N-like; amino-acid sequence: MGTSSMAFQLGASSSLSFSSCSIPKWTHDVFLSFRGEDVRQNFISHLYHALHQRGINTYIDNNLKRGEEISPELFKAIEGSMISIIVLSKNYSDSRWCLDELLKILECKATVKQIHVLPLFYDVPPSDVRHQKGNFGEAFARVEHKFKADKVKLTKWKEALEKVANLSGFELGDRNESDFIRDIITWVESIMKNHLSLNVAKYPIGIESRVQDIYQRLSMERNDIICMVGIFGTGGIGKTTISKDIYNRISNRFERSCFLKNIRETSKQKKGLIRLQNKLLKDILGGKLDVCDFDEGVNVISHRLHSKRVLLILDDVDELKQLETLAGDPKWFGLGSRIIVTTRDQHLLNISKVDSKYELKILADNEARKLLSLHAFEKDKPLDSYAKVFEQVMQYAQGLPLALTVLGSTLKDQTIGQWESALDKYKQIPNKDIQSVLEVSYDGLEEHEKDMFLDIACFFKGEPSADVYKIFESCHFHPNCGIQKLIDKCLITVIDKIWMHDLLQDMGREIVRKESPKEPGARSRLWFYEDIRYVLEENTGTNNVEGIKVDLPDGHVHDTIRLSPNSFKEMKRLRIFISHNARFSGEFNYLSNELRVLNWSNCHLQDFPSNFRGEKLAVFKMQAGCINKIIGGCQFKNLTIMRFYMCKFLTRIPDLSSCSNLEKLYIESCENVVEIHDSVGLLDKLVGLVLDYCPKLKSFPRRLKLRSLEDLNLMRCSKLQNFPQIECKMERLLSIDLMGTPIKEWPSSSIGYLTPLLNSLSLKRCVHQLQNQNEPCLSDYSIILRHHPWVSNIDGCFDGIKGLYLYGSVKDLVHLLNKIPHLQHLKSLSLTGDPNLAIDEIHSFIGYLTGLQCLHLATYSDEYPMLDTWFYASFSNDCSSTLQELDLCQSGIVRLPPSTKSFVELRVLRMMDCDNLQEILHLPPNIECLLADGCCSLERCPEVSTKFQFYTSCGLQKLSHIGLSICPKLDENIGSQAPNPSFVEEHIQNHSCDIIFPGNKIPDWFSHTKETSNSHSCELDISGPLYLDKIIGIVFCAVFGEVPYGSGAEADIYVSINGSRLVETYLSISKYYDDKDCEHVYLNYTFKESIEEWLQYPTGDNLRFTFEGDDEPNFKSCGVHIIYKHEENESLTVGECSVDSLNGILLSKRRRDDEDINLEFNKHPQHKRRSQNLGNSNVVIDCTCVDSDFAEAEGGSEGSLKEEDVPASRFASQESQGNS